One segment of Natronosalvus halobius DNA contains the following:
- a CDS encoding anthranilate synthase component II, producing MTDSDATRILVVDNYDSFVYNLVQYVGEAADEVIVRRNDAITLEDVQALDPTGIVVSPGPGTPADAGVTTDLFAELSYPTLGVCLGHQALCAANGAPVVHAPEVVHGKPSTIEHTGEGIFEELPTRLRVGRYHSLAVERESLPGDLLETAWTADERDVLMAVRHRDRPHLGVQFHPESILTGMADTGPDDESGEDPDRSSRADAGGDRISLEIGTRMIRTFCTFAAEYDAGWGRG from the coding sequence ATGACTGATTCCGACGCGACCCGCATCCTCGTCGTCGACAACTACGACTCCTTCGTCTATAACCTCGTCCAGTACGTCGGAGAGGCCGCAGACGAGGTTATCGTCCGCCGGAACGACGCGATTACCCTCGAGGACGTCCAGGCACTCGATCCAACCGGCATCGTCGTCTCGCCAGGACCCGGAACGCCCGCCGACGCGGGCGTCACGACCGACCTGTTCGCCGAACTCTCGTACCCTACCCTCGGGGTCTGCCTGGGGCACCAGGCGCTGTGTGCGGCCAATGGCGCGCCGGTCGTCCACGCCCCGGAGGTGGTCCACGGCAAGCCCTCGACGATCGAGCACACGGGCGAGGGGATCTTCGAGGAACTCCCGACGCGACTCCGGGTCGGTCGGTACCACTCGTTGGCTGTCGAACGGGAGTCGCTTCCGGGCGACCTGCTCGAGACGGCGTGGACGGCGGACGAGCGCGACGTGTTGATGGCCGTTCGCCACCGCGACCGCCCGCACCTGGGCGTCCAGTTCCACCCCGAGAGCATCCTGACGGGGATGGCCGATACCGGACCCGACGACGAGTCGGGCGAAGACCCGGATCGCTCGAGTCGAGCGGACGCAGGCGGCGACCGCATCTCCCTCGAGATCGGCACGCGGATGATCCGTACGTTCTGTACCTTCGCCGCCGAGTACGACGCCGGTTGGGGGAGAGGATAA
- the pabB gene encoding aminodeoxychorismate synthase, component I, producing the protein MNQPRVVTDEESFLEAARTARSDAGDGRSPVPGEASRIRLPVEVAVTVDDPFLAYRRARSESAPGAFLETTGGQSGWGYFGVDPVERLTVGPNAAVRRNRSAPGSERLDLPSITGGSITTPASQSPTLAALEGLLGGTSLVRGDCDVPYPCGVVGWLSYDVARELEDLPGSAVDDRGLPRLEVGVYDRLAAWECPVDPDEGVRLRVTACPSIDASTLQDGCSASDIEALEATYERARSLALTLARRALEGDPTVGPPPVDATEATFESTCGRDAFADRVRQVKRYVRDGDTFQANISQRLVAPAAVHPVAAYEALRAVNPAPYSCLLEGRSTDLVSASPELLLDRDDAFVRTEPIAGTRPRGEDPATDAALEADLRGDEKERAEHAMLVDLERNDLGKVCTYGSVQVEEYRRVDRYSEVMHLVSNVTGRLRPDATLSDAIAATFPGGTITGAPKPRTMAIIDELEATRRGPYTGGVGIFGFDGRATINIVIRTLVRYAEAYHLRVGAGIVHDSDPEREYDETLAKAQALLNAIDAALGERAAMTLEAGGEAGSGSGRGQQAGDGDRDDDGDGGDRDD; encoded by the coding sequence ATGAACCAGCCGCGCGTCGTCACGGACGAGGAGTCGTTCCTCGAGGCCGCCAGGACGGCCCGTTCCGATGCCGGCGACGGTCGCTCACCTGTACCGGGGGAAGCCAGCCGAATTCGTCTCCCCGTCGAAGTCGCCGTCACCGTCGACGACCCTTTTCTCGCGTATCGCCGCGCTCGGAGCGAGTCGGCTCCCGGCGCCTTCCTGGAGACGACCGGCGGCCAATCGGGGTGGGGCTACTTCGGAGTCGACCCCGTCGAACGGCTGACGGTCGGCCCGAATGCGGCGGTGCGTCGCAATCGGTCGGCACCGGGTTCGGAGCGCCTCGATCTACCATCGATCACCGGGGGGTCAATCACGACACCAGCGTCTCAGTCACCGACGCTCGCCGCCCTCGAGGGACTGCTCGGGGGGACATCGCTCGTCCGCGGCGACTGCGACGTTCCCTACCCCTGCGGCGTCGTCGGCTGGCTCTCCTACGACGTCGCCCGCGAACTCGAGGACCTGCCGGGGAGCGCCGTCGACGACCGTGGGCTGCCCCGACTCGAGGTGGGCGTGTACGATCGACTCGCGGCGTGGGAGTGTCCGGTCGACCCGGACGAAGGGGTACGACTCAGGGTGACTGCCTGTCCGTCGATCGACGCATCGACGCTCCAGGATGGGTGTTCGGCGAGTGATATAGAGGCGCTCGAGGCGACCTACGAACGCGCTCGCTCGCTGGCGCTCACGCTCGCCCGACGGGCGCTCGAGGGCGATCCCACCGTTGGTCCTCCTCCGGTCGACGCGACGGAGGCGACCTTCGAGAGCACCTGCGGCCGGGACGCGTTCGCCGACCGCGTTCGGCAGGTCAAGCGGTACGTCCGCGACGGCGACACCTTCCAGGCGAACATTTCACAGCGTCTCGTCGCCCCCGCAGCGGTGCATCCCGTCGCCGCCTACGAGGCGCTCCGGGCCGTGAACCCGGCCCCGTACTCCTGTTTGCTCGAGGGACGGTCCACGGACCTGGTGAGTGCGAGCCCCGAGTTGCTCCTGGACCGCGACGACGCGTTCGTCCGCACCGAACCCATCGCGGGGACCCGTCCGCGAGGCGAGGATCCGGCGACGGACGCGGCGCTCGAAGCCGACCTCCGCGGTGACGAGAAGGAACGCGCCGAACACGCAATGCTAGTCGACCTCGAACGAAACGACCTCGGGAAGGTCTGTACCTACGGAAGCGTCCAGGTCGAGGAGTATCGCCGAGTAGATCGCTACTCCGAGGTCATGCACCTCGTCTCGAACGTCACCGGGCGCCTCCGACCCGATGCGACCCTCAGCGATGCGATCGCGGCGACGTTCCCCGGTGGGACGATCACGGGGGCACCCAAGCCCCGGACGATGGCGATCATCGACGAACTCGAGGCGACCCGGCGCGGGCCGTACACCGGTGGCGTCGGCATCTTCGGGTTCGATGGCCGGGCGACGATCAACATCGTCATCCGAACGCTCGTCCGCTACGCCGAGGCGTACCACCTCCGGGTGGGCGCCGGGATCGTCCACGACTCCGACCCCGAGCGTGAGTACGACGAGACGCTCGCGAAAGCGCAGGCCCTGTTGAACGCGATCGACGCGGCGCTGGGCGAGCGGGCGGCTATGACGCTCGAGGCTGGCGGTGAGGCCGGTAGCGGCAGTGGTCGAGGCCAGCAGGCGGGCGATGGCGACAGAGACGATGACGGGGACGGCGGTGATCGCGATGACTGA
- a CDS encoding helix-hairpin-helix domain-containing protein, protein MGLLQKLQSLLGIGDSDADSRSAEGRDGGVTIERERGQDAAKTSTDFGAPTEEGTTESTAGPSTKDEDADAEATEAKDVDAEDVTDEPIVEAEDEPTDEADEADDTEDATVESDETDETDKTDETDETDKTDEAKETAAAGTDASSSTDAMTEVPDGVEEAAEPAEAAGPTSEDATPEASKVPDDHSEEPVDVIKGIGPAYADRLEGAGVETVADLATADADSLSEDTDISAKRLQGWIDRAKVR, encoded by the coding sequence ATGGGACTCCTGCAGAAGCTACAGTCGCTTCTCGGCATCGGTGACAGCGACGCCGACTCCCGGTCGGCGGAGGGCCGTGACGGTGGCGTCACAATCGAACGTGAACGAGGCCAGGATGCGGCGAAAACGTCGACCGATTTCGGGGCGCCGACGGAGGAGGGGACGACCGAATCGACGGCTGGTCCGTCCACCAAGGACGAAGACGCCGATGCGGAAGCCACCGAGGCGAAGGACGTCGATGCGGAAGACGTCACGGACGAACCGATCGTCGAAGCGGAAGACGAACCCACCGACGAAGCCGACGAAGCTGACGACACCGAAGACGCCACAGTCGAATCGGACGAGACGGACGAGACGGACAAGACGGACGAGACGGACGAGACGGACAAGACGGACGAAGCCAAGGAAACGGCCGCCGCCGGCACCGACGCCTCGAGTTCGACCGATGCGATGACCGAGGTTCCCGACGGCGTCGAAGAAGCCGCCGAACCGGCCGAAGCCGCGGGACCAACCAGCGAGGACGCGACCCCCGAGGCCAGCAAGGTGCCGGACGATCACAGCGAGGAACCGGTCGACGTCATCAAGGGTATCGGCCCCGCCTACGCCGACCGACTCGAGGGCGCCGGCGTTGAAACCGTCGCCGACCTCGCGACGGCAGACGCCGACTCGCTCTCGGAGGACACGGACATCTCCGCGAAACGACTCCAGGGCTGGATCGACCGGGCGAAAGTCCGATAA
- a CDS encoding shikimate dehydrogenase, with protein sequence MQVFGLLGNPVGHSLSPPMHEAAYDALDIDARYVTFEPDATPDALERAIDGAQALGIAGCNVTIPFKQDALTFVEPDSLATRIGAVNTIDFSPDGPPAGYNTDAIGAVRALREHDVALEGASAIVAGAGGAGRAIAFGLADEGADVTVVNRTVSRADELAAVVPGATAGGLDSLPDVLPGTDVLVNATSVGMDEDVSPVPADALHGQLTVMDAVYHPLETRLLQEAADAGAATVDGAWMLLYQGVEAFERWTGREAPVDRMNEALRSRL encoded by the coding sequence ATGCAGGTCTTCGGTCTCCTCGGGAATCCGGTCGGCCACTCGCTCTCGCCGCCAATGCACGAGGCTGCTTACGACGCGCTCGACATCGACGCCCGATACGTTACGTTCGAGCCGGATGCGACCCCGGACGCGCTCGAGCGAGCTATCGACGGGGCGCAGGCGCTCGGGATCGCCGGCTGCAACGTGACGATTCCGTTCAAACAGGACGCGCTGACTTTCGTCGAGCCGGACTCGCTGGCGACGCGGATCGGCGCGGTGAACACGATCGACTTCTCCCCGGACGGGCCGCCCGCGGGGTACAATACCGACGCCATCGGCGCCGTCCGCGCGCTCCGCGAACACGACGTCGCTCTCGAGGGAGCGTCGGCGATCGTGGCCGGCGCTGGAGGGGCTGGTCGAGCAATCGCGTTCGGACTCGCCGACGAGGGGGCTGACGTGACGGTCGTGAACCGAACGGTGTCGCGAGCCGATGAACTCGCCGCAGTCGTCCCCGGCGCGACCGCCGGCGGACTCGACAGCCTCCCCGACGTGCTTCCGGGTACCGACGTCCTGGTCAACGCGACCAGCGTCGGGATGGACGAGGACGTGTCGCCGGTCCCGGCGGACGCCCTCCACGGCCAACTGACGGTGATGGACGCGGTGTACCACCCACTGGAGACGCGCCTCCTCCAGGAGGCGGCGGACGCCGGCGCGGCGACCGTCGATGGCGCCTGGATGTTGCTCTACCAGGGCGTCGAGGCGTTCGAGCGGTGGACGGGGCGCGAGGCGCCGGTCGACCGGATGAACGAGGCGCTTCGGTCGCGCCTCTAA
- a CDS encoding calcium/sodium antiporter has translation MVDGTLLSALLLVLGAGALFGGAELLVKGAGNLALGLGLRAATVGVTVVAFATTTPELFVAILGALDVSSDVGFGTVVGSNIANIALVLGVSALIHPLSISDAMMRRHVPFMVLAAVLLPVLALDGQIGQLEGVILLAVLAAFTGYLLHTVNSSPAAAEMPDGSREGVAPRDVAFVLGGLVTLLVGSRWLISGGSSLLLAMGVSEFVVGVTVLALGTSLPELAASAVGAARGETEFTVGNVVGSNIYNIVAVLGLLAVAVPITVTDSVLRFELPLVVVFTLVLVGMMWRGRRLTRVDGAVLVVSYAVFVRFLFV, from the coding sequence ATGGTCGACGGAACCCTCCTCTCCGCGCTCTTGCTCGTTCTCGGCGCTGGCGCGCTCTTCGGCGGAGCCGAACTCCTCGTCAAGGGTGCCGGCAACCTCGCGCTCGGGCTGGGACTCCGGGCGGCCACCGTCGGCGTCACCGTCGTGGCCTTCGCAACGACCACCCCCGAACTGTTCGTCGCCATCCTCGGCGCTCTCGACGTCTCCTCCGACGTCGGCTTCGGGACGGTCGTTGGGTCGAACATCGCCAACATCGCCCTCGTCCTGGGCGTCTCCGCGCTCATCCACCCGCTCTCGATCAGCGACGCGATGATGCGCCGTCACGTCCCGTTCATGGTTCTCGCGGCCGTCTTGCTCCCTGTGCTCGCCCTCGACGGGCAGATCGGGCAACTCGAGGGTGTGATATTGCTCGCGGTGCTGGCGGCGTTCACGGGGTACCTGCTTCACACCGTAAACTCGAGCCCCGCGGCCGCCGAGATGCCCGACGGAAGCCGGGAGGGAGTCGCCCCGCGCGACGTTGCGTTCGTCCTCGGCGGACTGGTCACCCTGCTCGTCGGCTCTCGCTGGCTCATCTCCGGTGGCTCCTCGCTCCTGCTAGCGATGGGCGTCTCCGAGTTCGTCGTCGGGGTGACGGTGCTCGCGCTCGGAACGTCCCTACCGGAACTCGCCGCCTCGGCAGTCGGGGCCGCTCGCGGGGAAACCGAGTTCACCGTCGGCAACGTCGTCGGCTCGAACATCTACAACATCGTCGCCGTGCTCGGGCTGCTCGCCGTCGCCGTACCGATCACGGTCACGGACTCCGTGCTCCGGTTCGAACTCCCGCTCGTGGTCGTGTTCACGCTCGTGCTCGTCGGCATGATGTGGCGCGGACGTCGATTGACCCGGGTCGACGGGGCCGTCCTGGTCGTCTCCTACGCCGTGTTCGTCCGGTTCCTGTTCGTCTGA
- a CDS encoding sensor histidine kinase, whose protein sequence is MQRVVADDDWVANLGERLPVSPLSALGLLLAATIGFRIAVENASSRALLESAFPLLAATAVVLADRRLVASGVGVRDRLTVFAYGLGGFLAAALVTALHLHVLRLDGAGVTTPLYLTLMSGTVGVAAGTVAGLYEIRQRSAVREARRQHARLEEFASIVSHDLRNPLSVAQGRLQETYRTGDPSHLEAVDYSLERMDELIEDSLSVARNGTQVTDQEPVQLVDIASEAWAVVETSDSSYELSGNRTIRADPTRTRRLLENLFRNAIEHAGPDTVIRIGALKNGFYVEDDGPGIPEGRRESVLEQGVSSTADGSGLGLAIVRAIADAHGWDVAVAESSSGGARFEFTGVQGR, encoded by the coding sequence GTGCAACGCGTCGTAGCCGACGACGACTGGGTGGCCAACCTCGGCGAGCGCCTGCCCGTGTCGCCGCTCTCGGCACTCGGACTCCTGCTCGCGGCGACCATCGGCTTTCGAATCGCCGTCGAGAACGCCTCGAGCCGGGCGCTCCTCGAGAGCGCGTTCCCGCTGCTCGCAGCGACGGCTGTCGTCCTCGCCGACCGACGACTGGTCGCGAGCGGCGTCGGCGTCCGCGACCGCCTCACCGTCTTCGCCTACGGCCTCGGCGGCTTCCTGGCCGCCGCACTCGTCACTGCGCTCCACCTGCACGTCCTCCGCCTCGACGGGGCCGGCGTCACGACGCCGCTGTACCTGACCCTCATGAGCGGCACCGTCGGGGTCGCCGCCGGAACCGTCGCCGGGCTGTACGAAATCCGCCAGCGATCGGCCGTCCGCGAGGCCAGACGCCAGCACGCGCGCCTCGAGGAGTTCGCGAGCATCGTCTCACACGACCTGCGAAATCCGCTGAGCGTGGCCCAGGGCCGGCTCCAGGAGACCTATCGGACGGGCGACCCGAGTCACCTCGAAGCGGTCGATTACTCCCTCGAGCGAATGGACGAGTTGATCGAGGACTCCCTGTCGGTCGCCCGAAACGGCACGCAGGTCACCGACCAGGAGCCGGTTCAACTCGTGGACATCGCCTCGGAGGCGTGGGCCGTCGTCGAAACGAGCGACTCGAGCTACGAACTCTCGGGAAACCGGACGATTCGTGCCGATCCGACGCGAACGAGACGGCTCCTCGAGAACCTCTTTCGCAATGCGATCGAACACGCCGGACCGGATACCGTGATTCGAATCGGCGCGCTCAAAAACGGGTTCTACGTCGAGGACGACGGCCCGGGTATCCCCGAGGGCCGCCGTGAGTCCGTTCTCGAGCAGGGGGTCTCCTCCACGGCCGACGGTTCCGGCCTCGGTCTCGCCATCGTTCGCGCCATCGCCGACGCCCACGGCTGGGACGTCGCGGTCGCCGAGAGCTCCAGTGGCGGCGCTCGCTTCGAATTTACGGGCGTCCAGGGCAGGTGA
- a CDS encoding NAD-binding protein, with the protein MVGERVARRLPQNWTWIVGTRAAVLLSLAVALLSVATGIVNIEQPAADFGPVATYVPTIIQQGVGFTGALTGFLMVASALALRRGLRVGWYATVVLLPMTAIQGLLQASPYSIPLVVLSLISLPTVLITRRQFDRELGLTTTQLAAGGALVGVQAYGTFGAFALREDFDGISNLLDAFYFTLVTSSTVGYGDIGPTSPDAQLFTMSVVVLGVASFGIAIGALVGPAIQARITKTLGKMTESQLELLENHILVLGYGELTEPIVDELNAAGRSFVIVTNDREAATELAERDIPVVTGDPSDEAPLERAHIERAVAAVVATNHDAEDALSVLTARELASDLRIVAAATDRENTTKLERAGADAVLSPAVLGGSLLVRSALGSDNSALIDRILENEE; encoded by the coding sequence ATGGTCGGCGAGCGCGTGGCCCGGCGATTGCCACAGAACTGGACCTGGATCGTCGGGACGCGAGCAGCGGTGCTTCTCTCGCTGGCCGTCGCCCTGCTGTCGGTCGCAACTGGAATCGTCAACATCGAACAACCGGCTGCGGACTTCGGGCCCGTCGCCACCTACGTCCCGACGATCATCCAGCAGGGCGTCGGCTTCACCGGTGCATTGACGGGATTTCTGATGGTCGCGAGCGCGCTCGCGCTCCGACGCGGCCTGCGGGTCGGCTGGTACGCGACCGTCGTCTTGCTCCCGATGACGGCAATTCAGGGGCTCCTCCAGGCGAGCCCCTATTCGATTCCCCTGGTCGTCCTCTCGCTGATTTCGCTCCCGACGGTGCTCATCACTCGCCGGCAGTTCGACCGCGAGCTCGGGTTGACGACGACCCAGCTAGCCGCGGGTGGGGCGCTCGTCGGTGTCCAGGCCTACGGTACCTTCGGCGCGTTCGCCCTCCGGGAGGACTTCGACGGCATCTCGAACCTGCTCGACGCCTTTTACTTCACGCTCGTCACCTCGAGTACCGTCGGTTACGGCGATATCGGCCCGACCTCCCCGGACGCACAGCTGTTCACCATGTCCGTCGTCGTCCTCGGCGTCGCCAGTTTTGGTATCGCCATCGGGGCGCTGGTCGGCCCGGCGATTCAGGCGCGGATCACGAAGACACTCGGAAAGATGACAGAATCACAGCTCGAACTCCTCGAGAACCACATCCTCGTCCTCGGTTACGGCGAGTTGACCGAACCGATCGTCGACGAACTCAACGCGGCCGGCCGCTCGTTCGTCATCGTCACGAACGACCGCGAGGCGGCGACCGAGCTCGCCGAACGGGACATCCCCGTCGTAACGGGCGACCCAAGCGACGAGGCACCCCTCGAGCGGGCCCACATCGAGCGTGCGGTCGCCGCCGTCGTCGCGACGAACCACGACGCCGAGGACGCGCTCTCCGTGCTCACCGCGCGCGAACTCGCGTCGGACCTGCGAATCGTCGCGGCGGCGACCGATCGGGAGAACACGACCAAACTCGAACGTGCCGGTGCGGACGCCGTCCTCAGCCCGGCAGTCCTGGGCGGGAGCCTGTTGGTTCGCTCGGCTCTCGGGAGCGACAATTCGGCGCTGATCGATCGCATACTCGAGAACGAGGAGTGA
- a CDS encoding potassium transporter TrkA produces the protein MATLPLEILLGLYLGLLTGIVPAFAAGSLGFLVRYFTGVGLPGFGVVVMALSIASVQGGLLGLVEPDITQSPRLLVAVLVVLMLALYAHNQGDKLGAELPRHLSLTALRQRTLSADVVEFVGSVGQVTVRPTGEIHDLEGYPPLSPALRSTLKTGSWRFPADLPLSELAVRLEERLRTDHDLADVDVSIDERGQATIAAAPPSSGLSKRIPDGHRAVSVTTLVPTGTARGDEVVLDADGEPVRATVCSVRTEVDESRSADDATEAPAVGDSSDAPSSDDESATPPTANAPRLATAGGTGRVTVSLPRRRARTVLGAESVRLTVCARATEDAFEAFSRLREAGYAIRRAALRTADAVRRLDSEGSDLVCLARRRPDAGDAGTARNWQFSTDIERPLEPGDEVYVAGREPDVEAFLEPETRATGTEGVR, from the coding sequence ATGGCAACGCTTCCGCTCGAAATTCTCCTCGGTCTGTACCTGGGACTGCTGACCGGCATCGTGCCCGCCTTCGCCGCCGGCTCGCTCGGCTTCCTGGTCCGGTACTTCACAGGCGTCGGCCTCCCCGGCTTCGGTGTCGTGGTGATGGCCCTGTCCATCGCGAGCGTCCAGGGCGGCCTCCTCGGACTGGTGGAACCCGACATCACCCAGTCGCCCCGCCTGCTCGTCGCCGTCCTGGTCGTGTTGATGCTCGCGCTGTACGCCCACAACCAGGGGGACAAACTCGGCGCCGAACTTCCTCGACACCTCTCGTTGACGGCGCTCCGCCAGCGGACGCTCTCGGCGGACGTCGTCGAGTTCGTCGGCAGCGTGGGTCAGGTGACCGTCCGACCCACCGGCGAGATTCACGATCTGGAGGGGTACCCGCCGCTGTCGCCCGCGCTTCGATCGACGCTGAAAACCGGCTCGTGGCGCTTCCCAGCCGACCTCCCGCTGTCGGAACTCGCGGTTCGCCTCGAAGAGCGCCTCCGGACGGATCACGACCTCGCCGACGTCGACGTCTCGATCGACGAACGTGGTCAGGCCACGATCGCCGCCGCCCCGCCCTCGAGCGGTCTCTCGAAACGGATTCCCGACGGCCACCGGGCGGTTTCGGTCACGACGCTCGTCCCGACCGGGACGGCCCGCGGCGACGAGGTCGTCCTCGACGCCGACGGTGAACCCGTCCGAGCCACCGTCTGTAGCGTCCGAACGGAGGTCGACGAGTCGCGTTCGGCCGACGACGCGACTGAGGCCCCCGCGGTCGGCGACTCGAGCGACGCGCCCTCGAGCGACGACGAATCAGCTACCCCACCAACAGCGAACGCACCCCGGCTCGCCACCGCCGGAGGTACCGGCCGAGTCACGGTCTCCCTGCCACGACGACGCGCGAGAACCGTCCTCGGCGCCGAGTCGGTCCGCCTTACGGTGTGCGCACGAGCAACCGAAGACGCGTTCGAGGCTTTTTCGCGCCTCAGAGAGGCCGGCTACGCGATCAGACGTGCCGCGCTTCGAACCGCTGACGCGGTTCGTCGACTCGATTCCGAGGGGAGCGACCTCGTCTGTCTCGCCCGGCGGCGGCCGGACGCGGGCGATGCCGGCACCGCGCGAAACTGGCAGTTCAGCACCGACATCGAGCGACCGCTCGAGCCGGGCGACGAGGTGTACGTCGCCGGTCGCGAACCCGACGTCGAGGCGTTCCTGGAGCCGGAGACGCGAGCGACCGGCACCGAGGGGGTACGATGA
- a CDS encoding potassium transporter TrkA — MIDASFTNPSLLVDGIALVPPETSELVLDAVVRILGFVVLSGAIGAGVAFVYRWYSGDGIPDGVAVLSGLVAVALWLNTQTALQSAILGDADVLDPLTATFTIVSFAASAIAADGGRRTGDGLAADVGTVATTRTIDDVSRLVRSAGRVITVDLPDEIEDAEGYDPVDDDTKAAVAGQTLLFPRGLTVAALRERLVGRLEADYGIGYVDLEVSQDGTVDYLAVGSVPSGIGPTLAPGSVAVAVRADPAPDASPGDVVEVWAADGADSRRIATADLRATAGDVVTLAIGEDDAADLEPDREFRLVTRPSTADASRGLRALLRTADATVATVSIEADDPLVDARVDALPGLPLVLESSEDDRSRTTPALVPFPDGDRRLEVGDACYVMGRPDELAQVRTRLRERERER; from the coding sequence ATGATCGACGCCTCGTTCACGAACCCGAGCCTCCTCGTCGACGGAATCGCCCTCGTACCGCCGGAAACGTCGGAGCTCGTCCTGGACGCGGTCGTTCGGATTCTCGGGTTCGTCGTCCTCTCGGGGGCCATCGGCGCCGGCGTGGCGTTCGTCTACCGGTGGTACAGCGGTGACGGCATCCCGGATGGCGTCGCGGTCCTGTCGGGGCTCGTCGCGGTCGCCCTGTGGCTGAACACCCAGACCGCGCTGCAGTCCGCAATTCTTGGCGACGCGGACGTGCTCGACCCGTTGACGGCGACCTTTACCATCGTGTCGTTCGCCGCGAGCGCGATTGCGGCCGACGGCGGCCGCCGAACGGGCGACGGACTGGCGGCGGACGTCGGCACCGTCGCAACCACCCGAACCATCGACGACGTGAGCCGGCTGGTCAGGTCAGCCGGGCGGGTCATCACCGTCGACCTCCCCGACGAAATCGAGGACGCCGAGGGCTACGATCCGGTCGACGACGACACGAAAGCCGCCGTCGCCGGTCAGACGTTGCTGTTTCCCCGCGGACTCACCGTCGCCGCCCTGCGCGAGCGCCTCGTCGGCCGCCTCGAGGCCGATTACGGCATCGGTTACGTCGACCTCGAGGTGAGTCAGGACGGGACGGTCGACTACCTCGCGGTCGGGAGCGTTCCGTCGGGGATCGGGCCGACTCTCGCGCCGGGGTCGGTCGCCGTTGCGGTTCGCGCCGATCCGGCCCCGGACGCCAGCCCCGGCGACGTCGTCGAGGTCTGGGCCGCCGACGGCGCAGACAGTCGCCGCATCGCGACGGCGGACCTCCGAGCGACCGCGGGGGACGTCGTCACGCTCGCAATCGGCGAAGACGACGCCGCCGACCTCGAACCCGATCGCGAGTTCCGACTCGTGACGCGGCCCAGCACGGCCGACGCGAGTCGGGGGCTCCGGGCCCTGTTGCGAACGGCCGATGCGACCGTCGCGACGGTCTCAATCGAGGCCGACGACCCCCTCGTCGACGCCCGAGTCGACGCGCTTCCTGGACTCCCGCTCGTGCTCGAATCGTCGGAAGACGATCGGTCGAGAACGACTCCTGCGCTGGTGCCGTTCCCCGACGGCGACCGGCGTCTCGAGGTCGGTGACGCCTGCTACGTCATGGGTCGGCCAGACGAACTGGCCCAGGTCCGGACCCGACTTCGAGAGCGGGAGCGCGAGCGGTAG
- a CDS encoding ubiquitin-like small modifier protein 1, with the protein MTTSTSTSLEWKLFADLAEHAGDREVSVAAEPGDTVGDALDALLEDRPALAERVLEDGELRSQINLLRNGADVRSQEEGLETELEAGDELALFPPVSGG; encoded by the coding sequence ATGACCACGTCCACATCCACCTCTCTGGAATGGAAGCTGTTCGCGGATCTCGCCGAGCACGCGGGTGACCGCGAGGTGTCCGTGGCCGCCGAGCCAGGCGACACCGTCGGGGACGCTCTCGATGCCCTGCTCGAGGACCGACCGGCGCTGGCCGAGCGCGTCCTGGAGGACGGCGAGTTGCGCTCCCAGATCAACCTCCTTCGCAACGGTGCTGACGTCAGATCACAGGAGGAGGGACTCGAGACGGAACTCGAGGCGGGGGACGAACTGGCGCTGTTTCCGCCGGTTAGCGGCGGCTGA